One genomic window of Bradyrhizobium sp. B124 includes the following:
- a CDS encoding DUF3734 domain-containing protein, giving the protein MNFQPRPHLTTVDRRPPFDCIALLLQGGGALGAYQGGVYEALAEADIHPDWIAGISIGAINAAIIAGNPPNSRVDRLREFWTQVTLDAPFTDLMNSDHTRNFLNQVNASFAAMFGASGFFSARPLAPWLQAGGTLAATSIYDTAALKTTLERLVDFDRINAGMTRFSAGAVNVRSGNLVYFDTATHTIRPEHILASGALPPGFPAVEIDGEHYWDGGLVSNTPLQWVIECGARQDTLVFQVDLWSARGQIPRNMADVVTRQKEIQYSSRTRASTDQFKSLHRLQRDLAALLSRLPEDLREQEDVRLLRTAASHNVHSLVHLIYRARDYEGHSKDYEFSRLSMQDHWRAGYHDALRTLRHPEVLARPTNADGVSTFDLEQDGRE; this is encoded by the coding sequence ATGAACTTTCAGCCTCGACCACACCTCACGACCGTCGACCGGCGTCCGCCGTTCGATTGCATAGCGTTGCTCTTACAGGGCGGCGGCGCTCTGGGAGCTTACCAGGGGGGCGTCTACGAGGCCTTGGCCGAAGCCGACATCCATCCGGATTGGATTGCCGGCATTTCGATTGGGGCGATTAACGCTGCAATTATCGCGGGCAATCCGCCCAATTCCCGCGTTGACCGGCTTCGCGAGTTCTGGACGCAGGTGACGCTGGACGCGCCGTTCACCGATCTGATGAATAGCGATCACACCCGCAATTTTCTCAATCAGGTGAATGCGAGCTTCGCGGCGATGTTTGGCGCGAGCGGATTCTTTTCTGCGCGGCCACTGGCGCCATGGCTGCAAGCGGGTGGAACGCTTGCCGCCACGAGCATCTACGACACGGCTGCGTTAAAGACGACACTGGAGCGCCTCGTCGATTTCGATCGTATCAACGCCGGTATGACGCGGTTCAGCGCAGGTGCCGTCAATGTGAGGAGCGGCAATCTGGTCTATTTCGACACTGCTACGCATACGATTCGGCCCGAGCACATCCTGGCGAGTGGGGCGCTGCCGCCGGGCTTTCCGGCGGTCGAAATCGATGGCGAACACTATTGGGATGGCGGCCTCGTATCCAACACTCCGTTGCAGTGGGTGATCGAGTGTGGCGCCCGTCAGGACACGCTTGTGTTTCAGGTCGATCTTTGGAGCGCGCGCGGCCAGATTCCGCGCAATATGGCCGACGTCGTTACGCGTCAAAAGGAGATTCAATACTCGAGCCGCACGCGAGCGAGCACAGACCAGTTCAAGAGCCTGCATCGGTTGCAGCGAGATCTGGCAGCTCTCTTGAGCAGGCTGCCCGAAGATCTGCGCGAGCAAGAGGACGTCAGGCTGCTCAGGACGGCTGCCTCTCACAACGTGCACAGCCTCGTCCACCTGATCTATCGCGCGCGGGACTACGAAGGCCACTCCAAGGACTACGAGTTTTCCCGCCTCTCGATGCAGGATCATTGGCGCGCCGGTTATCACGATGCGTTACGCACCCTTCGTCATCCCGAGGTACTGGCCCGCCCGACCAATGCGGACGGCGTCTCCACCTTCGATCTTGAGCAGGATGGTCGCGAGTAG
- a CDS encoding sensor histidine kinase, whose translation MEQGILLRELNHRINGGLASAINLVSAAAVRVEGAEAKRALGDVVELLHGYADVQQALAVPQGKALIDAATYIRMMGCAMRRSLLDRMNIRLAIVTESLPLQPERCRQLGLIVHALVTNAATHACFEARTGEIKIKLTRIGGLVNCVVLDNGSRPSRSAAGRGLRLSNDLAKGLGGRVEHGFGDEFTSVVLSFPLSTRERQANGATVKRRIMRSPRRSNVGASDASALRTEANCPDRDSHPVATRPDLHPAHGAELVSARPAADALGALLSPRHRMDLL comes from the coding sequence GTGGAGCAGGGCATCCTGCTGCGCGAATTGAATCACCGGATCAATGGTGGGCTCGCCTCGGCGATCAACTTGGTCTCGGCCGCGGCCGTCCGGGTCGAGGGCGCGGAGGCCAAGCGCGCCTTAGGCGATGTCGTCGAGTTGTTGCATGGCTATGCCGATGTGCAACAGGCGCTTGCAGTGCCCCAGGGCAAGGCGCTGATCGACGCCGCGACCTACATCCGCATGATGGGCTGCGCCATGCGCCGTTCGTTGCTGGATCGGATGAACATCCGGCTGGCAATCGTCACCGAATCTCTTCCGCTCCAACCCGAGCGATGCCGGCAGCTCGGATTGATCGTCCACGCGCTCGTGACCAATGCAGCGACGCATGCGTGCTTCGAGGCGCGGACCGGAGAAATCAAGATCAAGCTGACACGAATCGGCGGGCTGGTGAACTGCGTCGTCCTGGACAATGGATCGCGGCCGTCACGGAGCGCCGCGGGGCGCGGACTGCGGCTCAGCAATGATCTTGCCAAGGGTCTCGGCGGCCGTGTCGAGCACGGCTTTGGTGACGAATTCACGTCCGTCGTTCTGTCGTTTCCGCTGTCAACGCGTGAGCGGCAGGCGAACGGGGCAACGGTGAAGCGTCGCATCATGCGGTCGCCGCGCCGGTCAAACGTCGGCGCATCCGATGCCTCGGCGCTTCGCACAGAAGCGAACTGCCCCGATCGGGACAGCCACCCCGTTGCAACGCGACCGGATCTGCATCCGGCTCACGGAGCCGAACTCGTGTCTGCCCGTCCAGCGGCGGATGCGCTGGGCGCGTTGTTGTCACCTCGCCACCGCATGGACCTGCTATGA
- a CDS encoding helix-turn-helix domain-containing protein gives MATERAVAVGRSSGSAGAGRAIKGRLREAKLHYTVYFLFIAFPASACQVETRHAKTRDEEIVMAKSKSPKRGRPPKDLAGDVQARILDAAQQLFLEKGFRSASIDDISELAPASKPTIYAHFPGKEALFVAVVARTINGLTDFEGFTPAGRTIQEKLANLGIEIVERFVEDTLDLTRATIAEARRFPELSRNVHDAARDRAAGAVSQLLNEATQRVARSAKGPFSAKRSVATAQMFMDLILLPMLMRSLMGEELKDLKKELPTFLHERVNFFLAACEADWRP, from the coding sequence GTGGCGACCGAACGCGCAGTTGCGGTCGGCCGGTCATCCGGATCAGCTGGGGCAGGCAGGGCCATTAAAGGTCGCCTGCGCGAAGCTAAATTACACTATACCGTATATTTTCTTTTCATTGCATTTCCGGCCAGCGCATGTCAAGTGGAAACCAGACATGCAAAAACTCGTGATGAGGAAATCGTGATGGCGAAGAGCAAGAGCCCGAAACGCGGCAGACCGCCCAAGGACCTGGCAGGCGACGTCCAGGCGCGGATTCTCGATGCAGCCCAGCAGCTCTTTCTCGAGAAAGGGTTTCGGAGTGCCAGCATCGACGACATCTCCGAGTTGGCCCCTGCGAGCAAGCCGACCATCTATGCGCATTTCCCCGGCAAGGAGGCGCTGTTCGTGGCTGTGGTGGCGCGGACCATCAACGGATTGACGGATTTCGAGGGGTTCACGCCGGCCGGCCGCACCATCCAGGAAAAGCTCGCCAATCTCGGCATCGAGATCGTGGAGAGATTTGTCGAGGACACGCTAGACCTCACGCGCGCAACGATCGCCGAGGCGCGACGATTTCCCGAGTTGAGCCGGAATGTTCACGACGCGGCGCGCGACCGCGCGGCTGGGGCAGTTTCGCAGCTCTTGAACGAGGCGACGCAGAGGGTCGCGCGCTCAGCCAAAGGACCTTTCAGCGCAAAGCGGAGCGTTGCGACCGCTCAAATGTTCATGGATCTCATTCTGCTTCCGATGCTGATGAGATCCCTGATGGGTGAGGAACTGAAGGATCTCAAAAAAGAGCTGCCGACGTTCCTGCACGAGCGGGTCAATTTCTTTCTCGCGGCTTGTGAGGCCGACTGGAGGCCGTGA
- a CDS encoding alpha/beta hydrolase: protein MLAHFATSDDGTRIAYEKTGSGPVVVLLHGGAQSRQTWQDAGYVDRLSSDFTVVAMDLRGHGESDKPTRVEAYGIDRHCQDILSVADHVGIERFALWGYSFGANAGRYLAAKSERVTRFVMVGVPFGPGASGDFRRTVTGVRDRWIPILRAQDEGTLDLESLTHPERAYLQSARAQHEVPWLTAILDWDEIVPAQLLCPTLWIVGGKNPVALESARSIEPALANSKVLLCTIDGLTHEMEMSDIDNVLPRIQGFIRNTRE, encoded by the coding sequence ATGCTTGCGCATTTCGCTACGTCAGACGACGGAACTCGCATTGCCTATGAAAAGACTGGCTCAGGTCCTGTTGTGGTGCTTTTGCACGGTGGGGCTCAGTCTCGCCAAACGTGGCAAGATGCTGGCTACGTGGATAGGTTAAGTTCGGACTTCACCGTCGTGGCTATGGACCTTCGAGGTCACGGTGAAAGCGACAAGCCGACTAGAGTTGAGGCATACGGCATCGACCGCCACTGCCAAGACATCCTGTCCGTTGCCGATCACGTGGGTATCGAACGATTCGCGCTTTGGGGGTACTCTTTCGGAGCAAATGCTGGCCGCTATCTTGCGGCCAAATCGGAGCGCGTAACACGGTTCGTCATGGTCGGTGTGCCGTTTGGTCCCGGCGCTTCCGGCGACTTCCGCCGCACGGTGACCGGCGTTCGGGACCGCTGGATACCGATTCTGCGCGCGCAAGACGAGGGGACACTCGATTTGGAGTCGCTTACTCACCCCGAGCGCGCCTATCTTCAGAGCGCCCGTGCGCAGCACGAAGTTCCGTGGCTTACCGCCATACTCGACTGGGACGAAATCGTTCCGGCGCAACTGCTCTGTCCAACGCTTTGGATCGTGGGCGGGAAAAATCCGGTTGCGCTGGAAAGTGCCCGGAGCATCGAGCCCGCCTTGGCGAACTCCAAGGTGCTGTTATGCACGATCGACGGACTGACACATGAAATGGAAATGAGCGACATCGATAATGTCTTGCCGCGCATCCAAGGTTTCATCAGAAATACCCGCGAGTGA
- a CDS encoding efflux RND transporter permease subunit yields MTSFNLSDWALRHRSLVWYFMIAFMAAGLFAYLQLGRQEDPDFTIKTMVIQAQWPGASPEEMTRQVTDRIEKKLEELESLDYTKSVTVAGQTTVFVYLRDTTKAADVKPTWVRVRNMIADIKGEFPQGVIGPGFNDRFGDVFGNIYAFTSDGLTRRQLRDEVEGIRAKVLTVPDVGKVDILGTQDEVIFLEFSTRKIAALGLDVHSIMASLQGQNAVAPSGVFQDGPERISVRVNGRFTSEASLNTVNLRINDRFFPLTDVATITRGYADPAKTLFRYNGQPAIGLAIGMKAGANLLHFGEALKEQMTKVIADLPIGVGVHLVADQPVVVEHAVSGFTEALFEAVVIVLAISFLSLGMRAGLVVAIAIPLVLAITFVVMNYAGISLQRISLGALIIALGLLVDDAMIAVEMMVARLEVGDPLEKAATHVYTSTAFPMLTGTLVTVAGFIPIGLNSSNAGEFTFTLFVVIAVSLIVSWIVAVLFTPLLGVTILPAKMKGHHGEKGRLAQMFARLLLICMHHRWITVGVTVAAFFVALFGMTFVQQQFFPSSDRDELVIDWNLPQNASIADTNAQMARFEREQLQGNGSVEHWSTYVGTGAPRFVLSFDVQTANAWFGQQVVVTKGGIKARDLVKAQFEEYLRKTFPGTDTYVKLLEVGPPVGRPVQYRVSGPDIAKVRDLSQALAGIVRSNPGLGNVVFDWMEPARVVKVDVLQDKARQLGVTSEDIATAVNSVLEGTPITQVRDSIYLVNVTGRATAVDRGSIDTLRDLQLTGQGGQSVPLGAVANLRYEIEQPTIWRRARIPTITLKAGIVTNVQPKTIMDQLAPKVAEFGKELPAGYSVAIGGSVEESAKSQSPIVAVVPLMLFVMATVLMIQLQSFHRLFLVFAVAPLAVIGVVMALLPSGAPLGFVAILGVLALIGILVRNSVILIVQIEDLRKEGRPAWDAVVEATEHRMRPILLTAAAASLALIPIAREIFWGPMAYAMMGGIIVGTLLTLLFLPALYVAWFRIHPDHDDGGQVQEAVEPAHDTHSSNPTLAPAAPVPVLETQI; encoded by the coding sequence ATGACGTCGTTCAACCTTTCCGACTGGGCGCTCCGCCACCGTTCGCTCGTCTGGTACTTCATGATCGCCTTCATGGCAGCAGGCCTCTTTGCCTATCTTCAGCTTGGTCGTCAGGAAGATCCCGACTTTACCATCAAGACCATGGTGATCCAGGCACAGTGGCCGGGCGCATCGCCCGAAGAGATGACGCGCCAGGTCACCGACCGGATCGAAAAGAAGCTCGAGGAGCTGGAGTCGCTCGACTACACCAAGAGCGTGACGGTTGCGGGCCAGACCACCGTCTTCGTCTATCTGCGCGACACGACAAAGGCGGCCGATGTCAAGCCGACCTGGGTCCGCGTCCGCAACATGATCGCCGATATCAAGGGTGAATTCCCGCAAGGCGTGATCGGACCGGGCTTCAACGATCGCTTCGGCGACGTGTTCGGCAACATCTATGCCTTCACCAGCGACGGCTTGACGCGGCGTCAGCTGCGCGACGAGGTCGAGGGGATCCGCGCCAAGGTCCTGACCGTGCCGGATGTGGGCAAGGTCGACATTCTGGGTACACAGGACGAGGTGATTTTCCTCGAATTCTCCACCCGGAAGATCGCGGCCCTTGGCCTCGACGTCCATTCGATCATGGCCTCTTTGCAGGGACAAAACGCGGTCGCGCCGTCCGGCGTCTTCCAGGACGGGCCCGAGCGGATCAGCGTGCGGGTCAACGGTCGGTTCACGTCGGAGGCAAGCCTGAACACGGTCAATCTTCGGATCAACGACCGCTTCTTTCCGCTGACTGATGTTGCAACCATCACACGCGGTTATGCCGATCCGGCCAAGACCTTGTTCAGGTACAACGGCCAGCCTGCAATCGGGCTCGCCATCGGCATGAAGGCCGGCGCAAACCTGCTTCACTTCGGCGAGGCGCTGAAAGAGCAAATGACGAAGGTCATTGCCGACTTGCCGATCGGCGTCGGCGTTCACCTGGTCGCCGATCAGCCTGTTGTCGTCGAGCATGCGGTGTCGGGCTTCACCGAAGCGCTGTTTGAGGCCGTGGTTATTGTTCTCGCCATCAGCTTTCTCAGCTTGGGCATGCGCGCCGGGCTTGTCGTCGCAATTGCGATCCCGCTGGTTCTCGCCATTACCTTCGTGGTGATGAACTATGCCGGCATTTCATTGCAGAGGATTTCGCTGGGCGCACTGATCATCGCGCTCGGTCTTCTGGTCGATGACGCCATGATTGCCGTCGAAATGATGGTGGCCCGACTGGAGGTCGGAGATCCCCTCGAAAAGGCGGCGACCCACGTCTATACGTCGACCGCTTTTCCCATGCTGACGGGCACGCTGGTCACCGTCGCGGGCTTCATCCCGATTGGGCTGAACAGCAGCAATGCCGGTGAATTTACCTTCACCCTGTTCGTGGTGATTGCGGTCTCCCTGATCGTGTCGTGGATCGTCGCGGTGCTGTTCACCCCGCTGCTCGGCGTCACCATTCTGCCCGCAAAGATGAAGGGGCACCACGGGGAGAAGGGCCGGCTGGCGCAGATGTTCGCCCGCCTGCTGCTCATCTGCATGCATCACCGCTGGATCACGGTCGGCGTGACGGTTGCAGCCTTCTTTGTCGCGTTGTTCGGCATGACGTTCGTGCAGCAGCAGTTCTTTCCCTCGTCGGACCGTGACGAGCTGGTGATCGACTGGAATCTGCCGCAAAATGCCTCGATTGCAGACACCAATGCGCAGATGGCGCGCTTCGAGCGCGAACAGCTGCAGGGCAATGGCTCCGTGGAGCATTGGTCGACGTATGTCGGCACCGGCGCGCCGCGGTTTGTGCTGTCGTTCGACGTGCAGACGGCCAATGCATGGTTTGGCCAGCAAGTGGTCGTGACCAAGGGCGGCATCAAGGCGCGCGACCTCGTCAAGGCGCAATTCGAGGAATATCTGCGGAAGACGTTTCCAGGCACCGACACCTACGTCAAGTTGCTCGAGGTCGGCCCGCCCGTGGGACGTCCCGTGCAATACCGCGTAAGCGGGCCAGATATCGCGAAGGTCAGGGATCTTTCGCAGGCACTCGCTGGCATCGTCCGGAGCAACCCCGGTCTCGGCAATGTCGTGTTCGACTGGATGGAGCCTGCGCGTGTCGTCAAGGTCGACGTTCTCCAGGACAAGGCGCGCCAGCTCGGCGTGACGTCGGAAGACATCGCCACCGCAGTGAACTCGGTGCTCGAGGGCACCCCGATCACACAGGTTCGCGACAGCATCTATCTCGTCAATGTCACGGGACGCGCTACTGCGGTCGATCGCGGCTCGATCGATACGCTCCGGGATCTGCAGTTGACCGGGCAGGGCGGGCAGTCGGTGCCGCTCGGGGCCGTGGCGAATCTGCGCTACGAAATCGAGCAGCCGACGATCTGGCGCCGCGCGCGGATTCCCACGATCACGCTGAAGGCCGGCATCGTCACCAACGTCCAGCCGAAGACAATCATGGACCAGTTGGCGCCGAAGGTGGCGGAGTTCGGCAAGGAACTGCCGGCGGGTTATTCGGTGGCGATCGGCGGCTCCGTGGAGGAAAGCGCCAAGAGCCAGTCGCCGATCGTGGCCGTGGTTCCGCTCATGCTCTTCGTCATGGCGACCGTCCTGATGATTCAGTTGCAGAGCTTCCACCGCTTGTTCCTGGTGTTTGCAGTCGCGCCGCTTGCCGTGATCGGCGTCGTGATGGCCCTGCTGCCGAGCGGCGCACCTCTCGGCTTCGTTGCCATCCTGGGTGTGCTGGCCCTGATTGGCATTCTGGTCCGGAACTCAGTGATCCTGATCGTGCAGATTGAGGATCTGAGGAAGGAGGGGCGCCCGGCCTGGGATGCCGTCGTGGAAGCGACCGAGCATCGCATGCGGCCGATCCTGCTGACAGCAGCCGCCGCAAGTCTCGCACTGATTCCGATCGCGCGCGAGATTTTCTGGGGCCCGATGGCTTACGCGATGATGGGTGGCATCATCGTCGGCACGCTGCTGACGCTCCTGTTCCTGCCGGCGCTCTATGTGGCGTGGTTCCGGATCCACCCTGATCACGACGATGGCGGGCAGGTGCAAGAGGCCGTTGAACCGGCGCACGACACCCATTCGTCGAACCCGACGCTCGCGCCAGCCGCGCCGGTGCCGGTCCTTGAAACGCAAATCTAG
- a CDS encoding acetoacetate decarboxylase: protein MHENEVVRRAFAMPLTNPAYPPGPYRFVDREYLIITYRTDPAKLRSVVPAPLEFDEREALVKYEFIRMPDSSGFGDYTESGQVIPVSFRGRRGGYTHCMFLNDEGPIAGGRELWGFPKKLAQPTLQIEVDTLIGTLDYGPLRVATGTMGYKHREADLAQVKAALEEPNFLLKIIPHVDGSPRICELVEYHLEQVALKGAWTGPAALSLTPHALAPVADLPVLEIVSAIHIRADLTLGLGKVVHDYLQQPVRRPVRSYERTLVT from the coding sequence ATGCACGAGAATGAAGTGGTGAGGCGGGCGTTCGCGATGCCGCTCACCAATCCGGCCTATCCCCCGGGACCGTATCGGTTCGTCGACCGTGAATACCTGATCATCACCTATCGCACCGATCCGGCGAAGCTGCGATCGGTCGTTCCGGCTCCGCTCGAATTTGACGAACGCGAGGCGCTGGTCAAATACGAATTCATCCGCATGCCGGATTCCAGTGGTTTTGGCGACTACACCGAGAGCGGCCAGGTCATCCCGGTATCGTTCCGTGGTCGCAGGGGCGGCTACACCCACTGCATGTTCCTGAACGATGAAGGTCCGATCGCCGGCGGCCGGGAGCTCTGGGGTTTTCCAAAAAAGCTCGCCCAGCCAACGTTGCAAATCGAGGTCGACACCCTCATCGGCACTCTCGATTACGGTCCGTTGCGGGTAGCAACCGGCACGATGGGATACAAGCACCGCGAAGCCGACCTGGCGCAGGTCAAGGCCGCTCTCGAGGAACCGAATTTCCTTCTCAAGATCATTCCGCACGTCGACGGCAGCCCGCGGATCTGTGAGCTTGTCGAATATCACCTTGAACAAGTTGCCTTGAAAGGAGCGTGGACCGGGCCCGCGGCTCTCTCCTTGACGCCTCACGCTCTTGCTCCTGTGGCCGATTTGCCGGTTCTCGAGATCGTGTCAGCGATCCACATCCGCGCAGACCTTACCCTGGGGCTGGGCAAGGTCGTTCACGACTATCTGCAACAGCCGGTTCGACGCCCGGTCCGGAGCTACGAGCGAACTCTAGTCACATAA
- a CDS encoding efflux RND transporter periplasmic adaptor subunit: MTHHATNHSETDQAARKRKLRGPGILAAALVAIALSGCNDQSAAPVTHAAMVRTEIVQPRDRQASVTLTGEVQARFHADLSFRVSGRVLARYVDVGAHVQAGEVLALLDPAEQQADVDAATAAVLAAESQLRVAKVTFERQKALIVSGFTTRTVYDQAQEGLRTAEGALEAAKAELGMSKDALGHTALRAEAAGVVTARNLEVGQVVQAAQSVFSLAQDGERDAVFDIYESLFFGDLDDSRVSLALVSDASVTASGHVREVSPAIDARSATIRVKVAIQDPSAGMTLGSAVAGTVKAKAEQQIALPWSALAAAGSKPAVWTVDPATKTAALKPVTIGGYEAREVLIKAGLKPGERVVIDGGKLLSNGQAVTYEGDPS, encoded by the coding sequence ATGACCCATCACGCTACGAACCACAGCGAAACCGATCAAGCTGCCCGCAAACGCAAGCTGAGGGGCCCCGGCATCCTGGCGGCCGCGCTTGTCGCAATTGCATTGAGTGGCTGCAATGATCAATCCGCCGCTCCCGTCACGCACGCTGCGATGGTGCGCACGGAGATCGTGCAGCCGCGCGACCGGCAAGCCTCCGTCACGCTGACCGGCGAAGTCCAGGCCCGTTTCCACGCCGACCTCTCTTTCCGCGTCAGCGGACGTGTGCTTGCACGCTATGTCGATGTCGGCGCCCACGTCCAGGCTGGCGAAGTCCTGGCTCTGCTCGATCCAGCGGAGCAGCAGGCCGACGTCGACGCCGCGACCGCGGCGGTGCTGGCCGCAGAATCTCAGCTGCGTGTGGCCAAGGTCACCTTTGAACGGCAGAAGGCGCTGATCGTAAGCGGTTTTACCACGCGGACGGTCTACGATCAGGCGCAGGAAGGATTGCGAACCGCAGAAGGTGCGCTTGAAGCAGCAAAGGCGGAGCTGGGAATGTCGAAAGACGCCCTTGGCCATACCGCACTGCGCGCGGAAGCGGCTGGTGTGGTCACCGCGCGCAATTTGGAAGTCGGCCAGGTCGTACAGGCCGCGCAGTCCGTTTTCTCTCTGGCGCAGGACGGGGAGCGCGATGCCGTGTTTGACATCTACGAATCCCTCTTCTTTGGTGACCTCGATGATAGCCGCGTGTCGCTGGCGCTTGTCTCCGACGCAAGCGTGACGGCGAGCGGGCATGTCAGGGAAGTCTCGCCCGCGATTGACGCGAGGAGCGCGACCATCCGCGTCAAGGTTGCCATTCAGGATCCATCGGCAGGGATGACGCTTGGAAGCGCCGTTGCGGGAACCGTCAAAGCGAAAGCCGAGCAGCAGATCGCGTTGCCCTGGAGCGCATTGGCGGCCGCGGGATCGAAGCCCGCGGTTTGGACCGTCGATCCGGCGACCAAAACGGCTGCGCTCAAGCCGGTGACGATCGGCGGTTATGAAGCCCGTGAAGTGCTGATCAAGGCCGGACTCAAGCCGGGCGAGCGCGTCGTGATCGATGGCGGCAAGCTGCTGAGCAATGGCCAGGCCGTAACATATGAGGGAGACCCGTCATGA
- a CDS encoding efflux RND transporter periplasmic adaptor subunit, translating to MKRRAMIATGTFVSALALAGCQQDAKVPEPVRPVLSMVLEPSRPDGIVAVGVVEPQYKTNLAFRVLGRLTGRPVSVGDVVSEGQTVGVIDSMALELAVRSAKAELSKAEALLATAKATEERQRTLITTDATTKQTLDNAEQARAGAAASVAHAQANLIKAIEQRGYAQLKADFAGVVTAVGAEVGQVVSPGQNVVTVARPDIREAVVDIGEDFPVPLEIGLPFTVGLQLLPAVQVEGKVREIAPQADPVTRLRRVRVALNNPPESFRLGTTVTAKLSQAQTPTLRVPASAVLAKDGANFVWVVDQPAGTVSLQKVDLAEDPAGARVAGGLAPGARIVTAGIHSLKPGQHVRIEQDQKP from the coding sequence ATGAAGAGGCGCGCCATGATTGCAACCGGCACGTTTGTATCAGCGCTCGCGCTGGCTGGATGTCAGCAGGATGCGAAAGTGCCGGAGCCTGTGCGACCGGTGCTGTCGATGGTCCTGGAGCCGAGCCGCCCGGACGGCATCGTCGCCGTTGGCGTTGTTGAGCCGCAGTACAAGACCAATCTCGCGTTTCGCGTCCTGGGACGTCTGACCGGGCGTCCCGTCTCCGTTGGTGACGTCGTCAGCGAAGGACAAACGGTCGGTGTCATCGATTCCATGGCTCTGGAGCTTGCGGTGCGCTCGGCGAAGGCTGAGCTCAGCAAGGCCGAGGCGCTGCTGGCGACTGCCAAGGCGACGGAGGAGCGGCAGCGAACCCTCATCACAACCGACGCCACCACAAAGCAAACGCTGGACAACGCCGAGCAGGCGCGAGCCGGCGCCGCCGCCTCGGTCGCGCACGCACAGGCGAACTTGATCAAGGCCATCGAGCAACGGGGCTATGCCCAGCTCAAGGCCGATTTCGCCGGTGTCGTCACTGCGGTGGGCGCAGAAGTCGGACAGGTGGTCTCCCCCGGCCAGAATGTCGTAACCGTTGCGAGGCCCGACATCCGGGAGGCGGTGGTCGATATCGGGGAGGATTTCCCGGTGCCGCTAGAAATTGGCTTGCCGTTCACCGTCGGCTTGCAGTTGCTCCCCGCCGTCCAGGTCGAAGGCAAGGTTCGCGAGATCGCTCCGCAGGCAGACCCCGTGACGCGCCTGCGGCGAGTCCGCGTCGCCCTGAACAATCCGCCTGAAAGCTTCCGCTTGGGCACGACCGTTACGGCGAAGCTCAGCCAAGCGCAAACTCCAACATTGCGCGTTCCCGCCTCGGCGGTGCTCGCCAAGGATGGCGCGAATTTCGTCTGGGTCGTCGATCAGCCGGCGGGCACCGTCTCGCTGCAAAAGGTCGATCTTGCCGAGGACCCCGCAGGTGCCCGCGTCGCCGGTGGGCTTGCCCCTGGCGCGCGCATCGTGACCGCCGGAATCCACAGCCTTAAGCCAGGACAACACGTCCGTATCGAACAGGATCAGAAGCCATGA